Proteins co-encoded in one Armatimonadota bacterium genomic window:
- a CDS encoding SpoIIE family protein phosphatase, with protein sequence MPSTNRRISLKIRLLVVLLAAVIIPSVVIAGILVRTGAEREQRRIFAEMQAVTEAVSDDISEFMGNVQSILVTASLSHAYWVSRRQALSDLQKKFPFFEQLAIYDFSGHAQIIVRQMGTTWQPPQVLTRLAIKEAMAGRNYTSDVQFVMPHSPLVLVAVPIGQPGEPPSEVLFGVVSLETLEDIISKVRMGRGEYVFVVDKKGRVIAHPLERMHLIGADFSRLGPVRQALQGRTDTALAREDIFIDPSGREVAGVFRRVPNLGWIVVVQLPVSEAFGSQAGTFAIALAWAFLFAVLFGLFGLYLVRRVTIPISKLKEGAEAIGSGNLSWRINVRTQDELEDLADALNQMAENLEVSRRQLEEEHDRAVRAAREANILFRVSQSLVFSMGLEHRLMVVARNLADVCDASKAALWLVENEYLKPAISHGLSAEEKEFYASWSLPLSTADPMVKEAVERRKPIVIHDAANDPRVPPEFAAKLKLRSVLAVPLVFHENVIGYGITFTQDELRRFTRRQVRLAQAVAAQGAVAIENARAYERERRISETLQRSFLPEVPEVIGSFQFADRYEAALAEAQIGGDFYDVIEISPDKVALVMADVSGKGLSAAIHTALIKYTVRAYAIEGLDPIGLITRLNKAVYKFIGGQVFITCFYGVLDTVSGVLEYVNAGHELPLLNSSQRRLCMSLATTGTALGIVESFPFTSKSIKFEPGDVLLLYTDGATEARRNGQFLGIEGLEEMFCQLAHEDALYIVDQLDLRIREYAKGVLHDDLALLVVKAGQELK encoded by the coding sequence ATGCCTTCAACTAACAGAAGGATAAGTTTAAAAATCAGGTTATTAGTTGTACTCCTTGCCGCTGTGATTATCCCTTCGGTAGTGATTGCAGGAATTCTAGTGCGCACGGGTGCCGAAAGAGAGCAACGCCGAATCTTTGCTGAGATGCAGGCGGTTACAGAAGCGGTTTCAGACGACATTAGCGAATTTATGGGCAATGTGCAATCGATCTTGGTAACGGCTAGCCTTTCTCACGCTTACTGGGTTTCTCGACGACAAGCCCTAAGCGATCTCCAAAAGAAATTCCCCTTTTTCGAGCAATTAGCAATCTATGATTTTTCAGGCCATGCCCAAATTATAGTTCGACAAATGGGTACCACTTGGCAACCCCCACAAGTTCTGACGAGACTGGCAATAAAAGAAGCAATGGCGGGGCGAAATTATACTAGTGATGTTCAGTTCGTCATGCCTCACTCCCCTTTAGTTCTTGTTGCTGTGCCAATTGGTCAGCCAGGAGAGCCTCCATCAGAGGTGCTTTTTGGCGTTGTCAGCCTTGAGACCTTGGAAGACATTATAAGCAAGGTTCGCATGGGGCGGGGGGAATATGTTTTCGTTGTCGATAAAAAGGGGCGAGTTATTGCCCATCCCCTAGAACGCATGCACTTAATAGGTGCCGATTTCTCACGTCTTGGCCCCGTGCGACAAGCTCTTCAAGGAAGAACTGATACTGCTCTTGCGCGAGAAGATATTTTTATAGACCCGTCAGGGAGGGAAGTTGCAGGAGTTTTTCGCCGGGTTCCCAATCTTGGTTGGATTGTGGTTGTTCAACTTCCGGTAAGCGAAGCTTTTGGATCTCAGGCTGGAACGTTTGCAATAGCATTGGCTTGGGCATTTTTATTTGCTGTTCTTTTTGGTTTATTTGGGTTGTATTTGGTTCGGCGAGTAACCATCCCTATATCGAAGCTCAAAGAGGGAGCCGAAGCTATAGGCTCCGGAAATCTTTCTTGGCGCATTAATGTTCGAACGCAAGATGAATTAGAAGACCTTGCGGACGCTTTGAATCAGATGGCGGAAAACTTAGAGGTCTCCAGACGCCAACTTGAGGAAGAGCATGATCGAGCTGTTAGGGCCGCAAGAGAAGCCAACATATTGTTTAGGGTATCCCAGTCGTTGGTGTTTTCCATGGGCCTTGAGCACCGGCTGATGGTTGTAGCCAGAAACCTTGCTGATGTGTGTGATGCAAGCAAAGCCGCACTTTGGCTAGTAGAGAATGAATACTTGAAGCCGGCGATATCTCATGGTTTATCTGCCGAAGAAAAAGAGTTTTATGCTAGCTGGAGCTTGCCTCTTTCAACGGCTGATCCAATGGTGAAGGAGGCTGTGGAAAGACGAAAACCAATTGTTATACACGATGCGGCAAATGACCCTCGTGTACCGCCCGAGTTTGCCGCAAAGCTCAAATTGCGGTCGGTGCTTGCGGTTCCCCTCGTATTTCATGAAAATGTGATTGGCTATGGAATAACTTTTACTCAGGATGAATTGCGAAGATTCACACGGCGCCAGGTAAGGCTTGCACAAGCTGTAGCTGCACAAGGTGCGGTAGCAATAGAAAATGCACGCGCTTACGAGCGAGAACGTCGAATATCAGAGACACTTCAGAGGTCCTTCCTGCCTGAGGTGCCAGAGGTAATTGGTAGCTTCCAGTTTGCTGATAGATACGAGGCGGCTTTGGCTGAAGCACAAATCGGCGGGGATTTTTATGACGTAATAGAAATCTCTCCTGATAAGGTAGCTTTGGTTATGGCTGATGTATCAGGTAAAGGGCTGAGCGCAGCAATTCATACGGCTCTGATAAAATATACTGTTCGTGCATATGCGATCGAGGGTCTCGATCCAATAGGCCTTATCACAAGATTAAATAAGGCAGTGTATAAATTTATTGGTGGCCAAGTCTTCATTACTTGCTTCTATGGTGTGCTTGATACAGTCTCTGGCGTGCTTGAATATGTGAATGCTGGTCATGAATTGCCACTTCTCAATAGCAGCCAACGTAGGCTGTGTATGTCGCTGGCTACTACAGGCACAGCGCTTGGGATTGTTGAAAGTTTTCCATTTACTTCAAAGAGCATCAAGTTTGAGCCTGGGGACGTCCTTCTCTTATATACAGATGGCGCAACAGAGGCCCGGCGTAATGGGCAATTCTTGGGCATAGAAGGGCTTGAAGAAATGTTTTGCCAGCTCGCTCATGAAGATGCGCTGTATATCGTAGATCAGCTAGATTTACGCATCCGTGAATATGCAAAAGGCGTTCTCCACGATGACCTAGCGTTGCTTGTTGTAAAGGCAGGGCAAGAGCTGAAATAA
- a CDS encoding FAD-dependent oxidoreductase produces the protein MNIDNNFDVIVAGGGVAGIAAAVCSSRIGVKTLLIERYGFLGGLGTAGLVNPFMSSCTSRGEQLVGGFFKEICDRMADMGGMFGRAFDPEAMKFVAQEMLLESGGHLLLHSWITGVRVVGKRVIGVEVLTKSGMINLDGAVTIDATGDGDVSAMAGAPFEMGSPEHGMTQAMTLMFTIGGVDIRKALVYAKDNPDQMRFPKPQTDADVERLLKTSVGVAGFYKEVDEARSKGEFPLPQDMVFFIALPTPGHVVVNTTHIGGLDGTRSEDLTQAEIEGRRQTMALMKFFRNYVPGFENAYLVQTATQIGVRETRRILGEYVFTAEDVVTGRKFPDSVLRSAYPVDIHRPTGIGYSRADDGKPTNAPPPGDWYEVPYRCLVPREIENLLVAGRCLSATHEGQGAVRIMPNCMALGQAAGVAAALCVREDVTPRKLDYKLLRDYLLDQGAII, from the coding sequence TTGAATATTGACAATAATTTCGATGTTATTGTGGCAGGTGGTGGCGTTGCAGGTATTGCCGCTGCCGTTTGTTCGTCAAGAATTGGAGTCAAGACGCTCCTAATTGAACGCTATGGATTTTTGGGTGGTCTTGGGACAGCTGGACTGGTTAATCCTTTTATGAGCTCCTGTACTTCGAGGGGCGAACAGCTTGTTGGAGGTTTCTTTAAAGAAATTTGCGACCGAATGGCAGATATGGGTGGTATGTTTGGAAGAGCATTCGACCCAGAGGCGATGAAGTTTGTCGCACAGGAAATGTTGCTCGAATCGGGCGGACACCTTCTTCTTCATTCTTGGATAACAGGGGTTCGTGTTGTTGGGAAAAGGGTTATCGGCGTTGAGGTTTTAACAAAAAGCGGGATGATTAACCTTGATGGCGCAGTTACAATTGATGCTACTGGAGATGGTGATGTTTCAGCAATGGCAGGCGCACCATTTGAGATGGGAAGCCCAGAGCATGGAATGACTCAGGCGATGACTCTTATGTTCACAATCGGTGGCGTTGATATTCGCAAAGCGCTAGTGTATGCCAAGGACAACCCGGACCAAATGCGCTTTCCAAAGCCGCAAACCGATGCGGATGTGGAGCGTCTGTTGAAAACATCTGTTGGAGTTGCGGGCTTCTATAAGGAAGTTGATGAAGCACGTAGTAAAGGCGAGTTTCCACTTCCGCAAGATATGGTTTTCTTTATAGCATTACCAACGCCTGGTCACGTCGTGGTGAACACGACGCACATTGGAGGATTGGATGGCACTCGTTCGGAAGATTTAACGCAGGCAGAGATTGAGGGGCGGCGACAAACGATGGCTTTGATGAAATTCTTCCGCAATTATGTGCCGGGTTTTGAGAATGCTTACCTAGTTCAAACCGCAACCCAAATTGGCGTAAGGGAGACACGTCGCATTTTAGGCGAGTATGTCTTTACCGCAGAAGATGTAGTAACTGGAAGAAAATTCCCTGATTCTGTGTTGAGGTCTGCGTATCCAGTGGATATCCATCGGCCTACTGGCATTGGTTATTCGCGGGCGGACGATGGAAAGCCAACAAATGCTCCTCCGCCAGGTGATTGGTATGAGGTTCCCTATCGGTGTTTGGTGCCGCGTGAAATTGAAAATCTTCTCGTTGCAGGCCGATGTCTTTCAGCAACCCACGAGGGTCAGGGAGCAGTTCGAATAATGCCGAATTGCATGGCACTTGGCCAGGCCGCTGGTGTAGCTGCTGCGCTTTGTGTTAGGGAAGATGTGACCCCTCGGAAGCTGGACTATAAACTCCTAAGAGATTACCTGCTTGATCAGGGAGCAATTATCTAA
- a CDS encoding S1 RNA-binding domain-containing protein, protein MAIEIGSTVDGVVVKVTEYGAIVRMQGGKTGLIHISEIADTFVRDVKDYFKEHDRVRVRVLSVNSKGRYELSTKQVEQPPQEPPEPREREKSIERPTEEINLGPEPESELETTAVAQSFEERLSRFVKESEERLLQLKRNIESKRGNNRRR, encoded by the coding sequence ATGGCTATAGAAATCGGAAGCACCGTCGACGGAGTAGTTGTAAAGGTAACTGAGTATGGTGCTATCGTCAGGATGCAAGGTGGAAAGACCGGCTTAATCCACATTTCCGAGATTGCAGATACGTTTGTCAGGGATGTCAAGGATTATTTCAAAGAGCACGACCGAGTTAGAGTAAGGGTCTTGAGCGTCAACAGCAAAGGGCGCTATGAACTCTCAACCAAGCAAGTTGAGCAGCCTCCTCAGGAACCTCCGGAACCTCGCGAGCGCGAAAAATCCATTGAGCGCCCTACCGAAGAAATCAATCTCGGCCCTGAACCAGAGAGCGAACTAGAAACAACAGCAGTAGCCCAAAGTTTCGAGGAAAGGCTATCACGTTTTGTTAAAGAAAGTGAAGAACGGCTGCTTCAGTTGAAACGCAATATAGAAAGCAAGCGTGGCAATAATAGAAGGCGTTGA
- a CDS encoding sugar phosphate isomerase/epimerase — MKVAVNVRSFALNFYRGEMDLEKFIWKAKELGADAVELSSFYWRDRNAEIGKVKVALKEAKMPVCTWAVWNNFVNPERGKREEALNSIYNGIEEAVNLNCGVVRVLLGTVADGVLFQTALDWIVTGLVEAVKYAAVHGVVLAIENHGFLVGKSEQIEGVIKTVSSPILRANVDTGNFLLVNQYPADAIRRLAPWIVSVHLKDYKEVPIGYQGNACIAADGRKYMGTVLGEGDADIQECLKVLRETGYKGYLSIEYEGDEDPFGAVSKSISYVRSLIAAPS, encoded by the coding sequence ATGAAGGTAGCGGTGAATGTTCGAAGTTTTGCCCTGAATTTCTATCGAGGTGAAATGGATCTTGAGAAATTTATATGGAAGGCAAAAGAGTTGGGTGCTGATGCTGTGGAACTTAGTAGCTTTTATTGGCGAGATCGAAACGCAGAAATTGGGAAGGTCAAAGTTGCATTAAAGGAAGCTAAAATGCCTGTATGCACCTGGGCTGTATGGAATAACTTTGTGAATCCAGAACGTGGTAAGCGTGAGGAAGCTCTAAACAGTATCTACAATGGCATTGAAGAAGCAGTGAACCTAAACTGCGGTGTAGTTAGGGTTTTATTGGGTACTGTTGCTGATGGGGTTTTGTTTCAGACTGCTCTTGATTGGATAGTTACCGGGTTGGTGGAAGCAGTTAAATACGCGGCGGTACATGGGGTGGTGCTTGCTATTGAAAACCATGGATTTTTGGTTGGTAAGTCTGAGCAAATCGAAGGGGTAATTAAAACTGTGAGCTCACCTATACTGCGTGCAAATGTTGATACAGGCAATTTTCTTCTTGTAAACCAATATCCTGCAGATGCAATTAGAAGGTTGGCTCCTTGGATTGTCTCTGTGCATTTGAAGGATTACAAAGAGGTTCCTATTGGTTACCAAGGAAATGCTTGCATTGCAGCAGATGGTAGGAAATATATGGGGACAGTACTTGGTGAGGGCGATGCAGATATCCAGGAGTGCTTGAAGGTGTTAAGAGAAACAGGTTACAAAGGCTATCTTAGTATTGAATACGAGGGGGATGAAGATCCTTTCGGTGCTGTTTCAAAAAGCATTTCCTACGTGCGTTCACTCATAGCTGCACCTAGTTAA
- a CDS encoding ATP-binding protein: MTTEVQIRKSHRYLPQLRKIVACLAAKLGMSWKDIADTEDAVSEICSISIDRANGKCEENLFIKLVVYGTCMTVEVTDPSKAIDPKCSANGCQNEYRQVLEWDRLLELADNVELIRGDEGTTIRIIKYADRLRNTRLAEESAHLSAASETANLHA; the protein is encoded by the coding sequence ATGACCACGGAAGTTCAAATAAGAAAAAGCCATCGCTACCTGCCGCAACTGCGCAAAATTGTTGCCTGTCTTGCCGCAAAGCTGGGGATGAGTTGGAAAGATATTGCTGATACTGAGGATGCAGTAAGCGAAATATGCTCAATCTCCATAGACAGAGCAAATGGAAAATGTGAGGAAAACCTTTTTATCAAATTGGTTGTTTATGGCACATGCATGACGGTGGAGGTAACTGACCCTTCCAAAGCTATTGACCCGAAATGTTCTGCCAATGGGTGCCAGAATGAGTATCGGCAGGTATTGGAATGGGATAGGCTTTTGGAGCTTGCAGACAATGTTGAGCTCATCCGTGGGGATGAAGGTACTACCATTAGAATTATCAAATATGCAGATAGACTTAGGAATACTCGACTAGCCGAAGAATCGGCTCATTTATCTGCCGCATCTGAGACCGCCAATTTGCATGCTTGA